The following are encoded together in the Leguminivora glycinivorella isolate SPB_JAAS2020 chromosome 18, LegGlyc_1.1, whole genome shotgun sequence genome:
- the LOC125236012 gene encoding uncharacterized protein LOC125236012, protein MGRFALICAFVLFARAESYVLLTANVDDLHAMANQLSKSPVVQQLKEIWRRASKTFNSQYSKFRAVDSDEDASKDGESPVMRSHRRKAINHLVELGRNASIYLKEMFDNL, encoded by the exons ATGGGCCGTTTCGCATTAATATGTG CGTTTGTCCTGTTCGCCCGAGCGGAGTCGTACGTACTCCTCACGGCGAACGTGGACGATCTCCACGCGATGGCCAACCAGCTCTCCAAGTCGCCAGTCGTCCAGCAACTCAAGGAAATCTGGCGTCGCGCCAGCAAGACCTTTAATTCTCAGTACTCGAAGTTCCGTGCTGTAGATTCAG ATGAAGATGCAAGCAAGGATGGAGAAAGCCCCGTGATGAGAAGCCACCGCCGCAAAGCCATCAACCACTTGGTGGAATTGGGACGCAACGCTTCTATCTATCTCAAGGAAATGTTTGACAATCTTTGA